The window TATAATCACGGGAGTAAAGAGCATGATTAATTCAATTCTAAAATTATACCCTTATTCGCCTGAGAATCTAAATTTAATTTGGGTAAGATTTTATTTTGATGAAAGACGGGGTTAGAATTGGTTTTTTATAAAATAATAGCTGTCGATAGCAAAAACCATCTTAAATAATATCGAAATTTTCCAAAATGCACATAATCTGATGAACATTTGTAAAAAGAATTTAAAAAATAATCGGTTTATTCGAATTCATACATTCTAAAAAAGTTTTTCAATATAATGTATGCTACCACGCGATTCAGCTGGGCCAGAGATAATGTATTTGCTATATCCCTCATTTACCAATTGAGAATTGGCTCTATCTCGCCACCACTTAGTAATATCTATAGATTTTGCAAACCACACGCTATTTTTAGTTAAAACAAATTCTAATAATTTATAGTAGTGTCTCTCTACATCACTGCTAAAATAATCAGGATGAACTATAATCAAGGCTAACCCGTGCATTTTTTCAATCCAGTTAATTTTTTCTTTCCAAATATTTATATTTTTTTCTTTTAAAATTTCGAATAAGGTATGATCCTGAGGCAATGTAACTGGTAACTCTACAATATTCCCGATAAAAAATGGAAAAATTGATAAACAGCCTCCAGGTTGAGGTCCATAAGGATCAGTATCGGGAAAAGATGAATCGTATTCAAAAGGTATATCTTTTAGCCATTTATAATTTCTTAATAAAGAAGGAGAGCGAAAACCCTTGGCACGCCATTTTAGGGCATAATCTTCAATCTTTTTCATTCTCTCTTCAAAAATTTTTCTTGAGCCAAATAGTTTACCATCATGTTTCAGTCCATGGATGCCAATCTCAAAACCTTGCTCATTTAGTTCATTTATAAGCACATCAGAAATAGAATATCTTTCAGGGACAAAAAACCAGGTTGAGCGAAATCCAAATTTTTTTTCTATTTTACAAATTTTATCGATTTTTCTTAAACCTCTTTCACTCTCAAGGTCGTGTGTTAAACAAAAGGCAAAATTCTTGTTATCGGGCCAAAACCAGATAAAAGGAATTCTTTTATCTATATCTTTCATAATTTTTCTTTTAAAATCTTCAAGATAGGTTTCAATTGGCCAGTGTGGAAAATCATTTCTTATGTACCTTGCTTTTATTCTTCTCAAAAAAATTTGCAGAATCCGTGGGATTAAAAATTTCACTGCATAAAAAAATTTAAGTTTCTTGTCATATTGATCAATTTGATATTTTTCAAAAAGAAATTGTTCAAATTGCATTTCAAAAGGTTTGAAGAAAAATTCATGCTCTTTTGATACTTTCCAAAATTTTATTAATTCACCCATGTTAGCCAAAATATTTATAAAGCAAATTTCCTGATATTTTTAATATTGATATAGGCATTTTACTCAATACCGAACTTATCATTCTGTATTTCTTACTACTTTCTTTTGTAGCACTGACACCTTTAATTTCGGGATAATAATAATAGAATAAATCAATTTCATCAGCGCCCCAATGTCTCTTATAAGCCATTAAACCGTGATTATCAGGCGAAGTTCTGCCCAAATCAAGGGTTTTGTAACCATTTTCTACAGCCCATTGGATTGCATGCCATAGAATCAAATGATTGGGTTGATACTCAAGATAATTGACATCAGATGCGTTGAATTTATGATATAATGTATCTTTAAAAGTAAAAAAAATACTGGCGCCTATAGGTTTTTTATTATATTTTGCAATAAGTAAGAAGCCAAATCCCTGATTGAAAATTTCGGTAAAAATATTCTTGAAAAATCGATAAGGTTGAGGTATAACACCGTGTTTCTTGCGTGTGAGCAAATTGAGTTTATAAAAAATCTTCATATCCTCGGGTTCGGTACTCTTTATTATTTCTACACCGTATCGCTGTGCCTTTTTAATTGGATAGCGGATTGACTTCTGTTTAAAATTCTTCCAGATCGAATTCAATCCCTGGTCAAGATTAAGAAGAAATAATTTATAATAGGAATATTTTTTAAAATCAAATTTGGTTGCAAAATCAAAATTTTTACTTCTGATTTCAATACCGCTTATAACCCCATTCTTTCTCATTCCCATAATTAGAGACATTGTGTCCTCCAAATCTTTTTCAGCAACAAATAATGGCGAACATTCATCAGTAAATGGTAAACAGACAAGCCTTTTTTTCCCTAATTGTCCCCTAATAACAAAAAAGGGAATAGCAACATAAATGTTGCCGTCAGTCTCACTGATGATAAAATAAGGCTCATATCTATATGTTTTTTGAATGACCGTTGCCCAGTGTGAGGTATGAAAAATTGTCCCATCAGGATGTTGATGAACAAATGCATCCCAACGGCTGTCTGGTAAAGAAATGATAGAAATAGTTGATGCCATATTTATTTTGGGGCAGAAACAGCTGCGCGGCGGTAAATTTCTGCGGAAACAAAATAGAAAATAAAGGAAGCAGCGTCAAACCGCCATACCGGGTGATATAAGGGCCCAATGAAGAGATAATAGAAAATCATTCCGGGATAAGCAGTTTTCAATATGTTAAACAATTTGCTCGTATTGTTGTTGTTAGCAAGCATCTTCTCTCTGATACTTAATAGGAGTACAATTAGTATTAAATAATACAGTAGTAACCCCACGATACCAACATCCAGTATTGTAGAGGCAATTTGATTCGGTGTGTCTTTAGTATTGCTTACAACTTGTGTTATTCTACCGGGCCTACCAAAAAAATTACCAACTAAACTCGAGCCTGGTCCTTCGCCAAATATAAGGAAGGTAGTATTAGTTTTTACTTCTTCCCAAACCTGCAACAATATTCCTAATCGGTATGCTGAGTATTTAGTTTCTGTAGCGACCTCACCTTCAAGGGTCAGATAGGTTGTCTGCAGGATCGTGGCGATATTGCGTCCATGTAATTTCTGCCAGTTAGTATAGAATATCTGGAAGAAAATGACTCCGACCAACAATGTAATAAATATTACCGAATATTTCTTTACTCTTGTCTTAAATGGATAAAAATAGAAAGTTACTAAGATAGTTATCGGAAGCCAGATCACAATTGATTTAATTTCGCCAAATAGTGCGAACAAGAATAATAGAATAATCCCGAGAATGTGCCATATTGTAAAGCGAACATGCAAGCCATGTGCGACAATAATGGATGAAGCATAGATACTATAAATTCCAAGGTTTGTTGTTCCCCAGGCACCAAGGGACCAAGAAATATCGTCTCCAGTAATCCCGAGGAAGTAATGTCTATAAATAACTTCGGGAAGTTGGATAAAAATTAGAAATAGAAATAAAACTATGAATTTTTGTGTTGTCTTTTCTTCCCAGTTTATGTTAATTAATAGAATATAGAAAAGCGGATACCGAAGATAAACGGCAAGATATCCTATTGTTTCAACCCACGAAATGCCATTTATTATTGATGAAAAAACTGTGAATAAAACAAACAAAGCAATTGCTGACACAGTTTTTCCAACAGTCAATGTCTTAAAAAAATATCTTCGCCGCAGGACCTCAATAAGAATTATAACAGGTATCAAAACGATTGTAAACCATCTAATAAACATATAATTTTCCAAGAGCCTACCTGCGGATGTTTGTTCGGGAAGATACCAGACCAGTGGGAGAAGAATCAATGGTAATTCATTCCACTTCCTTATGAGAAAAATCACCATGAATATAGCAATGAAAATTCCTACCATTAATTGCAGGAAAATTGTGAAATTCATAATTGCCTCCTCGCTAATGGATGATGACAAGAGATGTAGATATTCTTTAATTTAGACCAACTATATTCTTGGTATATCATATATGCCTTTTTTGCCTTATCTAATGCAATGTCATAGTGGAACATAACCCATTCGATTTGCTTTGCAAGTTTTCGATAATCATGTGGGGTATAGAAGAATAATGCATCGTCATTAAAAAAATCTTTAATTGCCTTTACTGACGAACATATCACCGGAATTTTCAAAGCTATATACTCAAATAACTTATTAGGCAACAGATAGTCGCTCAACACAGAAACAATCCCTATATCAGCGTCTTTTAGAAATCCGGACATCTCCTCAAAAGCAACATACCCCTTAAATTGAACATAACCATCAAGGTGGAGTAACCTGACAAGACTCATTAATTCCCACTTATATTCACCCTCACCTATTATCTCACACCTTATCTTAGTATATCTGTCCTTTAAGAGTGCAACGGCCTTGATTATATTCTGAATACCGTAGATTTCAGTAAGTGTTGAATGAGTAACAATTTTTACTACTTCCTTTGCATTGTAGATATCAGAATGAGCAGGCGTTTTATCATTATTTTTTTCTCTGACGGGTAGGAACATCATTTCATCTGGTACATTTAGTATTATAACACTATTTTCAAAACATTTTTCGCAACGTGCATGTGTTATG is drawn from candidate division WOR-3 bacterium and contains these coding sequences:
- a CDS encoding GNAT family N-acetyltransferase: MASTISIISLPDSRWDAFVHQHPDGTIFHTSHWATVIQKTYRYEPYFIISETDGNIYVAIPFFVIRGQLGKKRLVCLPFTDECSPLFVAEKDLEDTMSLIMGMRKNGVISGIEIRSKNFDFATKFDFKKYSYYKLFLLNLDQGLNSIWKNFKQKSIRYPIKKAQRYGVEIIKSTEPEDMKIFYKLNLLTRKKHGVIPQPYRFFKNIFTEIFNQGFGFLLIAKYNKKPIGASIFFTFKDTLYHKFNASDVNYLEYQPNHLILWHAIQWAVENGYKTLDLGRTSPDNHGLMAYKRHWGADEIDLFYYYYPEIKGVSATKESSKKYRMISSVLSKMPISILKISGNLLYKYFG
- a CDS encoding glycosyltransferase, which produces MGKKPRVCIIRQYYFPKEAHLRRDVNALIEGGFEVDVICARDKGERLYERWNEVDIYRIPVIHLRKGILRYMYEYLYFFVRATLLVTKLFFKKRYDCIEVDTLPDFLVFCTIIPKLFNTRIILYLFENMPLLFSDKYNVPNRHPLIIFLRMIELLSVKFADQVIITHARCEKCFENSVIILNVPDEMMFLPVREKNNDKTPAHSDIYNAKEVVKIVTHSTLTEIYGIQNIIKAVALLKDRYTKIRCEIIGEGEYKWELMSLVRLLHLDGYVQFKGYVAFEEMSGFLKDADIGIVSVLSDYLLPNKLFEYIALKIPVICSSVKAIKDFFNDDALFFYTPHDYRKLAKQIEWVMFHYDIALDKAKKAYMIYQEYSWSKLKNIYISCHHPLARRQL